Proteins encoded together in one Pectinophora gossypiella chromosome 20, ilPecGoss1.1, whole genome shotgun sequence window:
- the LOC126376019 gene encoding microvitellogenin-like yields the protein MHSISLWNFSRSPNYETNVDLIYPYSEVPYIGTYKLVKIPLSTNKTVVPVSELIEHVDYWGEGRINAPEGSTGFTNCYNVNHQYQLVSNGEDRDKKIPNRIPVISYANCNTSSYVKDNSVKLVTLMGAPINKSCAEDIARMVNADFGKVVIYGFGANATDIKNLEAELTKKGVLFCHGYKLPELLTTVTLFDDIDHRGYLNVTDLSGELYRKVFAGDFINAVNISKTLENSGNGASISDVVTKLLKEGKRNTTQYAYKLWDSDARDMVTNYFPNAFKNILDQDYVKIINKKDSFTLRLAEELDDTKERLALGDSKDKSSEKIRWKFVAIEENKILYFKILNISSEMFLKLEDVDGSKKSKGGSSAIEKKSQWFLDPVKVDDDLLFYIINREFNQGLKLDENADSIGNKQLLGHDGAVYGQPQAFGWYITSW from the coding sequence ATGCACTCTATTTCTCTTTGGAATTTCTCACGATCCCCTAATTATGAGACCAACGTCGACCTGATATACCCATACTCTGAAGTTCCTTATATTGGTACCTACAAATTGGTCAAAATACCTCTATCGACGAACAAAACTGTAGTGCCAGTGAGTGAGTTGATAGAACACGTGGACTATTGGGGTGAAGGCCGGATAAACGCTCCGGAAGGCTCAACAGGATTTACCAACTGCTACAATGTGAACCACCAGTATCAACTTGTAAGTAACGGAGAAGACAGAGATAAGAAGATACCAAACAGAATTCCAGTAATAAGTTACGCGAATTGTAACACCAGTAGTTATGTGAAAGACAATTCAGTGAAACTTGTTACTTTAATGGGAGCACCCATTAATAAAAGCTGCGCTGAAGACATCGCTCGCATGGTCAACGCTGATTTTGGAAAAGTAGTCATTTATGGGTTTGGAGCCAACGCCACTGATATCAAGAATCTTGAAGCAGAACTGACGAAGAAAGGAGTTCTATTCTGTCACGGTTACAAGTTACCAGAACTTCTTACGACTGTGACACTATTTGATGACATTGATCACAGAGGATATCTGAACGTGACAGACTTAAGCGGAGAACTGTATCGTAAAGTTTTTGCAGGTGATTTCATAAATGCTGTAAAtataagtaagactttagagAATAGTGGCAATGGTGCTTCTATATCCGATGTGGTGACCAAATTACTTAAAGAAGGAAAAAGAAATACAACACAGTACGCATACAAACTGTGGGATAGCGATGCAAGGGACATGGTTACAAATTACTTTCCTAACGCATTTAAAAATATCCTGGACCAAGATTACGTGAAGATTATTAATAAGAAGGACAGTTTCACCCTGAGGCTTGCTGAAGAATTGGATGATACAAAAGAAAGGCTAGCTTTAGGCGACAGTAAAGACAAATCAAGCGAAAAGATTCGTTGGAAGTTCGTAGCTATTGAGGAAAACAAAATTCTATACTTTAAAATTCTAAATATTTCAAGTGAAATGTTTTTGAAATTGGAAGATGTAGACGGTAGCAAAAAGTCGAAAGGAGGTTCATCGGCGATAGAAAAAAAATCGCAATGGTTCTTGGACCCTGTGAAAGTAGACGATGAtctgttattttatataattaatcgGGAATTCAATCAAGGATTGAAATTGGATGAGAACGCAGATTCAATTGGAAATAAGCAGCTTCTTGGCCACGATGGAGCAGTCTATGGACAGCCACAGGCCTTTGGATGGTACATTACATCTTGGTAA